Proteins from a single region of Macaca fascicularis isolate 582-1 chromosome 17, T2T-MFA8v1.1:
- the CLDN10 gene encoding claudin-10 isoform X5, whose translation MASTASEIIAFMVSISGWVLVSSTLPTDYWKVSTIDGTVITTATYWANLWKACVTDSTGVSNCKDFPSMLALDGYIQACRGLMIAAVSLGFFGSIFALFGMKCTKVGGSDKAKAKIACLAGIVFILSGLCSMTGCSLYANKITTEFFDPLFVEQKMVRRSMLVVIA comes from the exons ATGGCTAGCACGGCTTCGGAGATCATCGCCTTCATGGTCTCCATCTCGGGCTGGGTACTGGTGTCCTCCACGTTGCCCACCGACTACTGGAAGGTGTCTACCATTGACGGCACGGTCATCACCACCGCCACCTATTGGGCCAACCTGTGGAAGGCGTGCGTTACCGACTCCACGGGCGTCTCCAACTGCAAGGACTTCCCTTCCATGCTGGCGCTGGACG GTTATATCCAGGCATGTAGAGGACTTATGATCGCTGCTGTCAGCCTGggcttctttggttccatatttGCACTCTTTGGCATGAAGTGTACCAAAGTCGGAGGCTCCGATAAAGCCAAAGCTAAAATTGCTTGTTTGGCTGGGATTGTCTTCATACTGTCAG GGCTGTGCTCCATGACCGGCTGTTCCCTATATGCAAACAAAATCACGACGGAATTCTTTGATCCTCTCTTTGTTGAGCAAAA AATGGTAAGACGGAGCATGCTTGTGGTGATCGCCTAA
- the CLDN10 gene encoding claudin-10 isoform X7, whose protein sequence is MASTASEIIAFMVSISGWVLVSSTLPTDYWKVSTIDGTVITTATYWANLWKACVTDSTGVSNCKDFPSMLALDGYIQACRGLMIAAVSLGFFGSIFALFGMKCTKVGGSDKAKAKIACLAGIVFILSGLCSMTGCSLYANKITTEFFDPLFVEQK, encoded by the exons ATGGCTAGCACGGCTTCGGAGATCATCGCCTTCATGGTCTCCATCTCGGGCTGGGTACTGGTGTCCTCCACGTTGCCCACCGACTACTGGAAGGTGTCTACCATTGACGGCACGGTCATCACCACCGCCACCTATTGGGCCAACCTGTGGAAGGCGTGCGTTACCGACTCCACGGGCGTCTCCAACTGCAAGGACTTCCCTTCCATGCTGGCGCTGGACG GTTATATCCAGGCATGTAGAGGACTTATGATCGCTGCTGTCAGCCTGggcttctttggttccatatttGCACTCTTTGGCATGAAGTGTACCAAAGTCGGAGGCTCCGATAAAGCCAAAGCTAAAATTGCTTGTTTGGCTGGGATTGTCTTCATACTGTCAG GGCTGTGCTCCATGACCGGCTGTTCCCTATATGCAAACAAAATCACGACGGAATTCTTTGATCCTCTCTTTGTTGAGCAAAA
- the CLDN10 gene encoding claudin-10 isoform X6, whose protein sequence is MASTASEIIAFMVSISGWVLVSSTLPTDYWKVSTIDGTVITTATYWANLWKACVTDSTGVSNCKDFPSMLALDGYIQACRGLMIAAVSLGFFGSIFALFGMKCTKVGGSDKAKAKIACLAGIVFILSGLCSMTGCSLYANKITTEFFDPLFVEQKKGQLMRT, encoded by the exons ATGGCTAGCACGGCTTCGGAGATCATCGCCTTCATGGTCTCCATCTCGGGCTGGGTACTGGTGTCCTCCACGTTGCCCACCGACTACTGGAAGGTGTCTACCATTGACGGCACGGTCATCACCACCGCCACCTATTGGGCCAACCTGTGGAAGGCGTGCGTTACCGACTCCACGGGCGTCTCCAACTGCAAGGACTTCCCTTCCATGCTGGCGCTGGACG GTTATATCCAGGCATGTAGAGGACTTATGATCGCTGCTGTCAGCCTGggcttctttggttccatatttGCACTCTTTGGCATGAAGTGTACCAAAGTCGGAGGCTCCGATAAAGCCAAAGCTAAAATTGCTTGTTTGGCTGGGATTGTCTTCATACTGTCAG GGCTGTGCTCCATGACCGGCTGTTCCCTATATGCAAACAAAATCACGACGGAATTCTTTGATCCTCTCTTTGTTGAGCAAAA